Within Wyeomyia smithii strain HCP4-BCI-WySm-NY-G18 chromosome 2, ASM2978416v1, whole genome shotgun sequence, the genomic segment AAAAGGCCAGTGCTATCAAGCGACAGAAGCCAAAAAGGCAAAACTTCTCGCGGACTTCCAGAAAGAGACAGCACTGATGGATGAGGAGGTGCGTGCGCTGCTGAAGTAACATGTTTGAAGTGTTTTGAAAATCTATTTGGCCTGATTGAAATTAAGTTTGTTTTGCAAGAATTGTGTAACATAATTCTTTAATATATTGATTCTTATATGGTTGAGGTAAGAACGGTCCCTACAAACTCAAAAGAATACTCGTAGACAAGATCTCCTCTCGAAAAAGATGAATCCGTCATATTTTTCGAATTCTTGCTGATTTTTGATTTCAATAAGGTTAAACACATTTAAAAAGTGACTTTGAGCATATTGGAATGTAAATCGAAAGTCACGTTGTTTTAATCCCTAACTTGTGGAAAACTACAGAACTCAGTAGTACAATTGaccgggaaaaatatttgaacgaagaCTTAAATCACATTGCTCATGATAGTGAACCTGAAAATAAGTAATGTAGAAGGTTTCactttaccttaccttaccaaacagtcccaaatCGTGATGTAGCCTTCACTATACGTAAGATTCGTATCCACTCCACTCGATCCATTGCTACATATAGCTCCGCAGTTTGCGTTGGGTCCGCAGGTCGTGTTCCAATTGGTCGACTTACCTTGCTCGCTGCTCCTTGCGCGTTTGTCGCCCTTATTATAGATGGGAcacacttgtacttgttcttcctcccaaatttttcaaatacttATCGAAGTGTTGTATtaacctttcgatcacctcacactcgtccgtaAGGAGGATATCGTCCATACTCCTGTACATATCGGCTCACGGCACTTAGCTTTTGCGGGAGCTGTACTGTTTCTCTTTGAAAtttcgagtgtcgttagcttagTACATCTCTGGGATTGCCACgtgatctcggtcctcttgctggcccTGGTGGAAAAACGAACTAGTCAATCGATGCTCCCAATAAATCATGAAGTTGGAGAAGTAGTGACCTTCGGTATACTAAATAACTTTTTAGGCAGGgtcgtttttcctcgattgcacacgataGAAATCGTGTGCCGCCCAAGGAACGATTATTGTTGCCTAAACATTTACTCGATCACTTTTATTAGGCTACAGTTGAACAACACCcgaaatgaaaaatagaaaacTTCTGTTCAATATTTGTTTAGTTAAATTGGGATAAATTACCCGACACAGTTGTTTAGGAACGGCGAAAAGCATTTCAAACGACAACAGCAGAATATTTCATTCGACACTTGTTAAACCAGTGTTGAATAGATGCACCGGAAAACATTTATTAGGCTACTGTTCTGTATGTGTACGACCTGTCGaacaaaatattttcaacaTCTGTTAAACCGTTGCTCGACTGTTAAAATGCCGGCTGAGGACTGTcccaaacttttcgaaaacctttaccttcgagacatcaaattagtctaagtttaTGGATGCAAACATTTATTGAGCTGTTGTAACGGGGAGACTGTCATTTCTTTTTTGATACTGATATAGAGAATGTCACAgtaaatggttggtgtctatttatGTCGTCTGTACTAGGCATGCTCACATGttaattgttcgcgtaaatttgtccttgaaattttttttttcaattattgctGCCTTGCGTACCTAATACCTAATACAAACCTAATACAAAATATTCCAATATTTTAtccatccaacaacatattggttattgttatccatcatgtggttatgctgttatcatCGTTTGAAATCTCACGGAACATCTGACAGTTTCATTCCAAATTTTTCACAATGTACCCCAGTACATAGAAAACATATCAGGACTACGTCGCGATTAGAGCGAAAAAAAGATAGGAAAATAAAGCAACGATTCGCCCTTATCGCGAAGTAATCTGGATATAGCGAATTTCTATATTCGACTGGGTCAGTAGAGATTTACCCAGGAATAAAAAATCGACATCGCGATTTACGACGTAAGCCAGATAAACTCTACGAACTTAGCCGAAACGGTGGTTGGCTAAAACTGACAATTTTTCACGGTGCGCTTCGGGTagtgaataaagaagggttttgacagcagttgtGTTGGCTCCAAGTCAAAACAAGGTGGGCTGGTGAAATGAAGAAATTCTAGAAGatgttctacgtcaaaatcctaGTGAAATAAATACatgggtgcttattacgggagtcacttcacggtgaaatcagagtgaagtgaacaaaatcctattacgggactcacgtaagtgagaaaaacgtcgcgaagtgacatctgccgtggaatctgggttattatgagtgtcatatcagtgaagtgagaacggaaaaagcgacgtttcgcgtggaattatttcacgaccattttgaacggtgaaatgattccacgaagctgccataagtcttaaagttgattgatttgtgatctaatggtaaatattggatttattcttcagtaacgaagcgaatcagagtttgatccgtgccttaaagcggtcaatttttcatatttttgcccgatgaaaaaaatgcaaactagttcaggaaattttcgataccgaaaaaaaaacttttttttgatgccgaatgtcttagaaatgcagaacatgtcaagatctggtgttatctaaaaaaaacgggaaaaaacgactttctgggacttagacatttttgagctggggaacaatctcatttcacttgtcctattctcaatttcacttcactgtcaatctcactccacggaggtgatttttgtcacctcacttgaagtggaatcgggaataggtctaaaaaagtgaagtgagcgtgagagtgaaatatatttcaccgtgaagtgactcccgtaataagcaccatgagTTCTTTGATTCAACAAACTGCGAAAACTTTGAAATCTGCGTTATGAAAGACGAGTGGCGAATATAAacttatatataaaaaaaaaaaacaaatgaagagCCGTAAAAAACGAGTAAGCGGCGAAACCAACGTAAATTTACGCACAATTCTAATAAATTCATTCGCCAGTACTACAACAACCTATGTAAAAATAATCATCAGTCTAAGGATATAAGTAAAGTTTTATTATCTTTTCTAGCGTCATCAGAAATATTAGACCAACTATACGGTACATTCTGTAGGTATTCCCGATCTGAGCGCAGCATTTCAAAACATTACCCAGATCGGGAACACAGCATTTGTATATTGATATATTCATTGTATGTTAGATATAATTTGGATTATGTTGTGAATATTTTCAAACTGCTGTGAATGCGAAAACTCTAGCCGAAAATGTCCAATAGCCACAAACAAGAACTACAAGATTACACCGGAATCTTGAGCCGGTTGAATCGTATCGTTTACTCAGCCTTATCGTCAGCAAATTCTACACGATGTTCACGCTGATCACGATGATCACGGTTCTGATTGCGGTTTCCGCGGTTGCCACGGTTATCCTGACGGCGATTATTGTTCCAGTTTTGATTCTGGTTCTGATTACGATAGTTTTGTCTGTCGCGATTGTAGCCCTGATTGCCACCGCGTTGAAAGAAGTTACCTTGCTTCATCTCAAATATACGCTCATTGGAATCGACCAAATTGGTTACTTTATCAGACAGCTGCATCGACAAAGCTTGCAGACGCGATGGTTCCGAACGATGTAATACTACGGTTTCGGTTGGATCATCCAGCGAAGCCATCAATTCTTCATTAATAATCATTTTACTAATTAGTGAATGAACTTTGCTCTTTGCTAGATCAAACATTTCCGCCAAATAGGGAACGCTAATCGAGGCATAAACGTTGGAATAAGTGAAAAGGTATGTACGCAATGATTCCTCTTTGATAAATTTAGTCAGCATTTCACGTACGCGATCTGCTTCATAGAACAGATCCCAAACCTTAACGTTCATTTTTTTGTTCACGATAAAGTTCGCGCAAGCATTCCAATCGCCATGTCGCATTGCCTTGGCGGCAGCCACGACGTGTTCGCGCATCGACTCAGGTGGGCCTGCAGACAAAACggatgtcattttttttaaataattttatataattCATTAACTGAACTTACCAACTAACGATTGTCGCTCAGAGGAGCGTAGCTGTTGATAGAATGTTTTACTTATCATACGGCGGCGAGCATCAAATTCATGTGCTGCCATATAGGGAATTTCTAGCAGCATAGCTGAAACCAGATAGACACACTCTAGAAGCTCCAGATTGATGTGCATATGGAAAGGCATTTGACGTTGTTTTTCAACCTTTTCTTGCTCCAGGGAACGCTCGTTTTGTCGCTGTGGAACCAATCCTTGAGCAAGAAGCTCTTTCGGTTTACCAGTCATCATTAGATCCACCAGACACTGGTGGGCGTCTTTAATGTTACCATGCCGGAATGCGCAAAGTCCTAGATTGGCCATTGTTCTGTTATAAAGAATTTGTGTGGGGGGATCTGAATGATGAATTGTCTCTTGAAGATGCGACATAAGCACCAAGTCACGTGCTTGAAACCAGTTGTCGTGCAATGCATGGTGGAAAATATGAGACAAAATAGCTCGAGTACGGAGACGATCAGTTTGATCTTTAGCATAGATGAAGCGACAAAGACGTTCCATTTCATCTACTGATGTCGTTGTGTTTGCCGGTAGTTGGGCTTTTCGTTTTTTCAACACATTTGGATCAAACTTGTAGTATAAATGATCAATTTTACGAAGATAGATTCTACATATTTCCATCTCGTCTCCCAAACGCTCAACGTATCTAACGACCTCCTCAATTACACTGGTCACAGTGACTTCATCTTTCAAACGGTCGACATAATCATTACTGTGCGGATCGCATTCCTTCAGGAGCTTGGTGAATTCATCATCCAAACGTTCCACAGTTGTTAACATACAACCGCGAATTTTGTAAGGAGCCGTTTCGTATTCTTCATTCTCATCAAGAACAGTCTCTGATAGATGAATATCCTCGTTGGCAAGAAGCAGTTTGATAAGAGCTTGTATTTCCTCCAACAACTTAGACCAATGTTCTAGTTTCATCGGTTCCGAGACTTTAGGATTATAATCAAAAATAGCTGAAACAATATTGAAACGAATTTTCGCTGCCACAGCAGCGCCAAGGTTGTTAGCATCAGCTACAGCACGTAACTCTCGGAGAAATTCAATTTGCAATTTACGATCAGTTCTCTTTTTACCACGAGCGGCCATGACCTCATTTAACTTGTTTATCACCAAATTGATGTCGATTTCTGCATCCTTCGCAAACATCTTAGGTTGCTCTGATGTAGCCGATCGATTTCCGTTGACCACTTCCCATCCTTCGTCGTCATCATCAACTCGCTTACTCTTACGGCTATCTTTTGCTTCTCTGACTTTCTtcttttccttctttttttcaCCATCCTCACCGTCATCTTTATCAGAACGTTTCAAAAAGCGTTCACGAATACTAGTGTATTGAGTGTCCTCATCAGTGGAACTCTCTTCGGATTCTGAATCCGAACCCCAGTCAATCGAATCATCCGAGTCGTCATCATCCTTCTCTATTTTAACCTTTTCCACCGTCTTTTTAAACGAAACTTGTCTAGTAGCTGTAGGGGCTGTAACTTCCTCATCTTCCGATTGATCATCTTTCTTGTCCTCCtcctcatcatcatcgtcacCAGCATCCGGAGACTCGCGAAACTTTTTCAAGTCGCTCTCAAACTCTTTTATGTATTTTCTGAACTTTTGCCGCAATGTTCCTAAAgatttggaattatttttcgATAAGTTCTTTCGTCCTTCCCTGTCATCCCACACTTCATTGATAAAATCTTCAAGCTCAGCTAGGGCACGTATGATGAAACGTGGTGTAATTCCATTTTCAACCTTGGTAATCACTGGTATGGCTTTAGCGTAAGCTCGTGTTAAATCTTCGAAGCTACTTAATAAGCTGGGCATATCtttaatctttttaaaatttcgaATACTTTTGATTATACTTGAAAGGTCTTCATAGCGCTTCTCCTTGGTTGAGCGGACAACGCGTTTTACGTCTTCTTCCTCGTCACTAAACTATAGAAAATATATggttttaaaatgcttcaatCGTCATTTGATGTCAACTTACTGTAAACTGTGGCGCTGCCTGACGCTGTACTGGCTCACTATCAGATGAGCTATCGGAGTCGGACTCCGAGCCCCCAGCAAAGAAACGAGACATGGTTCAAACACTTCTCAGGGCCTGTAAATTTAGGCAAATCGGAATATATGAGTACACAAATTTGGCAAACTGTTCAggttatgtttaatttttcgcCCGTTCAGGAAGATTCTCTTTGCATCAAGATTATATGCCACGCATGAGCTGCCGCAAAAAGTACGAAATACGCTGCAACACTACTAtatcatacaaaaaaaatatcacacACTCACGCGcaccaaaaaattgatttgtaaCATTAACTTTTCACTTCATACTTACAATTATTTCGTTATAATTTAAGCAACAAACTGCTTCCGAACTAAAGCAAGCATGAGAAAATCAGATTGACGTCTTTGAGAGGACTTTTCGACTTCTAGTCGGGCGAAATTTGAACTGACACGTTCGGTTCGCCGTTCACTTCAAAAGCTCTCAAATAAAGGTGCGGTAAACACTTACTGCACTTACTTGTCTGTATTCGAAGCAGTGTTAAAGTTGACTAATAttcgtttgtttttgtttttttttgagaaggAAATTTGTAACATCAATCAGAAATGATGGGTGTTGCAAACAGCCTCATTCGCTGACTTTGAAGTGAAGTAAGCTATATCAAACGTAGCGGAATTGAACGATATGGTGAGTAATACAGCTGATGTGGTCTGACAGCTGAGGTTTGCGAAAGTAGTTTAACGTCGCGTTAAAATCAACATTCCGTGTCGTCTGCTACACGTGTCTTTCTAGTATAATcatatttaataaaattgaaaatatcaagatgagatataaaatatttttctccgCAGATGAGAATGcagtgtaaaatatgtaaataccaatttaaaatttttaataattcgaaGAAAACTATCACATGAGCAGTGAAAGTTCATTCGTTGCATGTCTTTTTTTCTTTCCTCTATTACGATTTCCCGAATCATACTTACGAATATGtgaaattttatgaaaaccaTGAAACAATGATCATTAAGAAGGTCATAAATAGAgcacaatttttcaaacgagtTGGGGAAGACtacaagattttgaaggctgctcACACCTACGCGAACTATCCTATGTAATTGTCAGAATGTGCATTCATTAAAATTGCTGAAATCATACAATGCATTGAAGGCATTTTCAGTTCAAAACTTTCAGAACTTGAGAAAAAATCAACCGGACATTATTTTTTTCCTAATGTTTTTGGAGTTTTtcgtcatcactgttaacaaaacCTAACTAAACCTGAGATTCAAACCATTTCCGTACCTTGACATTCATCTAAGTTGCACTTTTATGTGCTGtatgctgaaaaatattcaaaaaatttaattttgaaaactttctCGCCGCGTTGTTTACCATAtgtctaaagcctgtagtacactctttgtccaaTGGTCAAACATTTGACCTTCTgataattatatcaaatttatttgacgtCATGGGTGTTGTTTGcacgtgtttgccccatgtaaaaattggagagtgacaaacaattatctttgaccaaatttttatctgtcaaaaagtgacaaatatttgacgcttggtcaaagagtatATTAGAGCCTTAAGGCTGTATTACACTCTGTAACGTTTCGCTGAATACCCGCTCCCCCTGAGCGTGCTACGTAATATACGATTGTTCCCTGTAAGATGAGTCAAAATCAATCAGTGCGATTCAATGGAATATAGGCGGAGGTAGTTTGAGTCTCAAGTTTAAAGGGCCCTTTTTTGtcaacattgatgacgtagaagttTAAAAACAATGACCCAAtgttttccaagaattttttaCAAGTTATTTGTTTACGGCTGGGAAAACCTTTCTGTGTAAATAAACAATGCGAAATACAGTTTCAAATGGTATTTGCTCGTTTTGGAGATctacgcttatttttcgctattAATATAAAGAcgtgtcttcttcttcctcacctttgCATATTAAGCGCGATCAGCACTTACTGCTGGcgccatctattgacaaataGCGAGAACTGAGTTGCACATCTAGTATAGTTGACAAGTTTTAATCATTCGCTTTTGTTactcttttatttttatgcaaTACACTTCACTTTATTGCACATTTCATTCAAACgtacaaaaaattcaaaaatataacATACATTTGGCAAACTAACTACACTTTTCATGTCAGGTTTTTATCTTTGTGTCCCTTCACATGTTCTCCATGTTAATTTCCGGCCAACAGATCCAATAAATAATACACTTATGATGTAGTTGGGTTCCTTATTTTATTGATTACTAGCAATTAAATGTTCACTTTCTTACATATACTTCAGATGTTtgtgtttgtaaaaaaaaatagaaacgttTCCATGACAACTTGACGATCAGCTCTTGTAAATCCTTGTTAGTTTCAGCACAAGCAGTTATTGCGAGCATGGAATACTGGGGATCGTAGCTTTTCATTTCATAATACGATATCCAAAGTAGTCCGAGGGTTGCAAATGTTGAAAGATGAAGAAATTCTCATtcaaatttgcgtttttgtacCGGGGTTAAGTAGAACATTATGCGGTGCATGTGAACTGACTTTGACATGTTTCAAATAACAAATTATATAGGAaaatgaacaaaatataaagtccTCCAAACTGTCTCAACAACAACAGCTATAATCACCTGCGTACATCGTagttatttttatattccaatgAATAAAACGGCTTGCATTGGTTGATTTTGATTTACAATGTTCAATAGATCAAAAGAAATAAGAAGAGAACTGTTCCAAGGAAACTATACCGAAAATTCCTGTATGCATGTTTTGATGCACGAAAGTTACATTTTTGTCAACTCTTCCTGCTGGTTTGATCAGCAAAAAGGTAAGAGAAATATGATActtaaaatagattcacataTCCATATTCTTATAGTTAAGCTGTGTGTGTATCTATACTATCATTATTTCTTTAGGCATAATCGTCCTTGGCGTCATTTTTCTTTTCCGATGTCTGCCATGTCAGGCGGGATTCGTAGAATTTGATAACGATCTGTGGACACTTAACGTTTGCTTGCTTAGCCGGCACGAGATCCGCATTGGCCGCATCTTTCCACTTCATTAAAAACATTAGCTGGCCATTATGATCGGTAGCAcctaaaaatttgagaaataatTACCTGTCCCTTATTGGCCAATTCGTATGATTTACCGAGAATTTCCTCTGGTTCGAGACCTCGATCAAATCCGATCTTCTTATCTTCTCCAGCTGTAGACTTTCTTTTCGCTGCGGGGGCCTTGGAATCATCAGATACTCCAGATTTACGTCCCGCCTTTCTGCCAGAGCTTTCTTCCTTACCTGTTGGAATGTCAGTGTGAAATGGAAGCGGTTAACTTTTACATTGAAGCGGATACGTACCATCTTTCTCCTTCTTCTTTCTAGCGTCTTCAAAAGCTTGAATCAAGTCTGGGCAGTCCAAGTTTTCTTCTGGTTCCCAAGTGTTTTCATCGGAAGAGTAACCTTTCCATTTCAGATAGTATTCAACCTgtaagtattcaaaaataaagcCTCACGAAATTTTGTTCCAATGCTACAATCAGTTTACCTTTCCATTTACAACTCTTCGATCCAGAATTTTTTCAACGGAGAATTCGGCACCATCGTCTACTGGTTGTTCGTTTTTGGATGTTCCTTTTTTGCTGCTCATTATCGCTGACAGTTTGGAGCTGTTCAACGTgaattaaaatgtaaaatgcaaaacaaaaaaaaagagatcgTTCAAGTATCAATTTCGCTTagttaaatattgattttaCGATATATTCTCAAGTTTATCAGACATATATGTACCTACTAAGTATTTGCAATTGTCGAGTAATTCAGGTTTcataaaaatatcttttttataCAAGTCGCGAACTAATTGCATAGAAACTGGAACATAAACTCATTTTGGTTCAAAGTattattataatgaatatcgAATGTTCCCAGAATTCAATGTGTAAACTTTGTGAAAGTGTATGCCTTCAACTAaacaattttgcattttttcgataaataaTGTAGACTAACATTTGATTGGCGTAAAACCGATATCAGATTATATTGCCGAGTGCTAGAGAAGTTGCCAAGGAAAATTTTTACGACTGTACCTGGACCAtctcaaactaaaaatccgttattaatccgtttttttttcttcatctatgtgATTAATCCGTTTGATTCATGATAATAAACAAGGTTAAGCGTTTCTTCACAATTCCCTTTTCAAGACTGTATGTCGTTGttattgtattttaatttaataCGTTTTTCGTGTAGGAAGTGCACATGACTCAGGTACACTATACACGATAATAATTAACGTAGACTTCGAAGATAATAGATGACACCATAGTTACAGGAACATATggtcaggggcgactcgtccatagatgcaatctgtgcattgcacacggggacgccgggcaaaaaatatatttcagacGCAAATTCATATcaatattttattggtttttagtttcactttcaaatagTAGCGATTAGAATGACTTGCGTGATTGCGGACATGATTGCGATTACTTCCTCAAATtgcgattttcaaaatttgtagttgaacaggcagATTCAAAAGCCACGAATCGCCCCTGCATATGGTAGTTTAGAATCAAAAACTATGAAACAATGGTGGATATAGTATTATTTTTAGAGCTTCCTCTATCGTAATAGTGGTGGATTTCGTTCAATGAGACAAAATTAGCTGAGAAGAAAGCGTGAGGAACTGCTTGTTTTTTAGTTTCATGTTGTTGAGGATTTAAAAAGTATACATGTCAAAAAAGACAATGTTGttaaaaaattcataattttttaataatttcaaaattaataatatttggCAACACCGCTGGAACGTAAGTTTTGAAACTCAACATTCGTGTAACCTAATACCCATAGAacaaatttgattgtaatcCTAAAAATCTTTGAATATGGATTGCTATAGAATAAAAGGGAAGGGTCTGCAAAAAACTTCGTTtcgttttcaaaatttgtttaattgaaattcaaacaattttCTTAAAACTATCCCTCAAATAATTAATTCTTTAGTTGAAGACTTTTTAGTGCCAGTGTGCAGATGTGTCTAATTTTTCGAGTAAATTCTATTTTCTATCGCTAGAATGCTTGAACTGCATATTCAACACATTAGACATATCTTGTTTAATGTTTGTAAGTTTTTTTATCCATAGATAATGTATTCTAGATGCAAGGTTTGTGCAACTTTTTCTCCGCTTTGGAATGTTAAAAGTCTAGAAAACTAAGTCGCTTGAGTAGTTTTCTGTATCAGGAGTAtcgatttattaaaattattaaacaaACCATTCGCAACAAAGTGGCTCAAGTTAgattacacttttcactttttattcactttcactatttaattctatcacttttcacttgcaaagtTTCActtgaaaagtgatagaattaaatagtgaaagtgaataaaaagtgaaaagtgtagtgaaaattttactatcaagacgctcgaacataagtgaaTAAATTTCAAGTTAGATTTCCTTGAAATTTCATAGATTTTTTTCTAGAAGGGGCTAGTTTTATCTTAGCACCTAGCAATAATTTTCAAGACAGCCCAACGATTTGCATGTCTGACCATTCAATAAAACGTACGATtgccccagctggtctcgaggtacgatgatgGTCTGAAAAGTCACTTGCCGTAGGTTCGAGAGAGACTTAAGTCAGTAGAGGATTGTAGCTTTTTATcgaaattgaataaatttttataaatttgaaaCCTAGATAAGTGTATTTTCtgctttttagaaaaaaactaaaataaaacataaGCTTAAAAGAAAGTTATGCCCGACAACAGAAAtcttttaatttattgaaaattgCAGTTAACGTCTTGAGATGCAATGTATATTGcccattttttcttgaaaaagataaaaaaatttaaaatattatttcaaatatttgaaatattattcCCACGCTGGCAGCACTGATATGACGCAAAACAGCGGCTTATCTACTAACAAAAAGAAATAATCTAAAATATATGCATTTTTACCTTCATCTTAACCATGAATAGATTTGGATAAGGCTGAAACATTAGAAGTATTACCAATGTTTCATCAATCgaaagttttgaataaaaaaaatctatttcctGCGTTATGCATACAAGGAACACATTGTGGAAGAATATAATTTACGTATAAAGTAATGCGATTACGATTTCTCAACACTTAAAACGAGtcgatttcaaaataaaacaatttcttCATCACTAAACGCTTGTTTCCCTCCATCAACATTATCCAAAAGCGCCATCGGAGGTTAGAAGCGGAAAAAACAACGAAACGAAAAGTACATTTGACATTCAATCAAAAGCAAGCCGTCGTGACGCAGGAGGAATttgatttttgagcatttttccTTGTTTTACTTACCTTCAATGGTATTTATCAAAAAATTCGAACGCTGAAATCTCTAATTATTGTAGTAGAAAGAATGCGGAGACTACACTAAACGGATTTTTCaccgaaaaataatttttatttccttTGAAAGGCGAATGATGCTTCTTGCGCGGCGACAGAGATGTAATTTTATTCttttactctttcttcttcatctcTCTTTCACTGGCATCTTGAGTGACAAGAGAACTGAACCGCGCGGCGCGGCAATACATTCGGCCGTGTGTACACTGTTCAAGGTTATCCAAAGATCATTTGATTGAGGTATCATATCCCATTT encodes:
- the LOC129724009 gene encoding eukaryotic translation initiation factor 3 subunit C: MSRFFAGGSESDSDSSSDSEPVQRQAAPQFTFSDEEEDVKRVVRSTKEKRYEDLSSIIKSIRNFKKIKDMPSLLSSFEDLTRAYAKAIPVITKVENGITPRFIIRALAELEDFINEVWDDREGRKNLSKNNSKSLGTLRQKFRKYIKEFESDLKKFRESPDAGDDDDEEEDKKDDQSEDEEVTAPTATRQVSFKKTVEKVKIEKDDDDSDDSIDWGSDSESEESSTDEDTQYTSIRERFLKRSDKDDGEDGEKKKEKKKVREAKDSRKSKRVDDDDEGWEVVNGNRSATSEQPKMFAKDAEIDINLVINKLNEVMAARGKKRTDRKLQIEFLRELRAVADANNLGAAVAAKIRFNIVSAIFDYNPKVSEPMKLEHWSKLLEEIQALIKLLLANEDIHLSETVLDENEEYETAPYKIRGCMLTTVERLDDEFTKLLKECDPHSNDYVDRLKDEVTVTSVIEEVVRYVERLGDEMEICRIYLRKIDHLYYKFDPNVLKKRKAQLPANTTTSVDEMERLCRFIYAKDQTDRLRTRAILSHIFHHALHDNWFQARDLVLMSHLQETIHHSDPPTQILYNRTMANLGLCAFRHGNIKDAHQCLVDLMMTGKPKELLAQGLVPQRQNERSLEQEKVEKQRQMPFHMHINLELLECVYLVSAMLLEIPYMAAHEFDARRRMISKTFYQQLRSSERQSLVGPPESMREHVVAAAKAMRHGDWNACANFIVNKKMNVKVWDLFYEADRVREMLTKFIKEESLRTYLFTYSNVYASISVPYLAEMFDLAKSKVHSLISKMIINEELMASLDDPTETVVLHRSEPSRLQALSMQLSDKVTNLVDSNERIFEMKQGNFFQRGGNQGYNRDRQNYRNQNQNQNWNNNRRQDNRGNRGNRNQNRDHRDQREHRVEFADDKAE
- the LOC129724762 gene encoding chromobox protein homolog 1-like, with amino-acid sequence MSSKKGTSKNEQPVDDGAEFSVEKILDRRVVNGKVEYYLKWKGYSSDENTWEPEENLDCPDLIQAFEDARKKKEKDGKEESSGRKAGRKSGVSDDSKAPAAKRKSTAGEDKKIGFDRGLEPEEILGATDHNGQLMFLMKWKDAANADLVPAKQANVKCPQIVIKFYESRLTWQTSEKKNDAKDDYA